One genomic window of Candidatus Bathyarchaeota archaeon includes the following:
- a CDS encoding glycine cleavage system protein H — translation MVKIDGNEFPEDLFYHREHMWARVEDGRVRVGYNDWAQSAAGKLLKINTRRVGSMVQEGKTLGTIESGKWVGPLKAPVTGKIIEINEEVLKRPSLINEDPYGRGWVAVIEPSDLENELKKLIKGSDKTTLENWLRKEKEIHKV, via the coding sequence ATGGTCAAGATAGATGGCAATGAGTTTCCTGAGGATCTGTTTTATCACAGGGAACATATGTGGGCTAGGGTGGAGGATGGAAGGGTTAGAGTGGGTTACAATGACTGGGCGCAGTCAGCCGCTGGGAAGCTGCTGAAGATTAACACAAGGAGGGTTGGCAGCATGGTTCAGGAGGGTAAGACCCTTGGGACGATTGAAAGCGGAAAGTGGGTTGGGCCTCTTAAGGCGCCTGTGACCGGAAAGATCATCGAGATAAATGAGGAGGTCTTGAAGAGGCCTTCACTCATAAATGAGGATCCCTATGGAAGGGGATGGGTCGCAGTTATAGAGCCGAGCGATCTCGAGAACGAGCTTAAAAAACTGATAAAGGGCTCGGATAAGACTACGTTGGAGAACTGGTTGAGGAAGGAGAAGGAGATCCATAAGGTTTAA